Proteins from a genomic interval of Dermacentor variabilis isolate Ectoservices chromosome 8, ASM5094787v1, whole genome shotgun sequence:
- the LOC142589850 gene encoding uncharacterized protein LOC142589850 yields the protein MNADPETSKWKPVHSRLMAILNNIQAQVDAERRLVDTMNEFYRQFISVPTAAEETKENQANTSQMDITQAKQKLGDFLEKANTVLAKAKQLRHGDSGDCPSKNERHSTKIKNASTMASKKIDDRQHDKPPVAAKTAAPKQTPRSRSRSVVTVRKVSIIREQPRSTSQSRCQRQRRAVSPSKKSDTVAYREMLSVPEVRAQLREFSALVDEARKCAAKETDCPERQQFLSVYDAEEAAADNGESSKSESFSVLTSPAFPSREEFRREFRTYIEKKRAALDKCILDFCGESILPLLESTPCPNQEYTAVVQTFYGIICNKGRRFPAFVDCEP from the exons ATGAACGCCGACCCAGAAACTTCGAAGTGGAAACCGGTGCACTCCCG ACTGATGGCTATCCTGAACAACATTCAAGCGCAGGTCGACGCAGAGCGGCGGTTGGTGGACACCATGAACGAGTTTTACCGACAGTTCATCTCTGT ACCTACTGCCgcagaagaaacaaaagaaaaccaaGCCAACACTTCTCAAATGGACATAACGCAAG CTAAGCAAAAACTTGGAGACTTCCTGGAGAAAGCTAACACTGTTCTAGCCAAAGCAAAACAGCTGAGGCATGGAGACAGT ggagACTGCCCCAGTAAAAATGAAAGACATTCGACGAAAATCAAAAATGCCTCCACCATGGCATCAAAGAAAATTGATGACCGCCAGCATGATAAG CCCCCAGTTGCAGCAAAGACGGCTGCACCAAAGCAGACGCCGCGTTCGCGGAGTCGTTCGGTCGTCACGGTGAGGAAGGTGAGCATCATCAGAGAGCAGCCGCGCTCGACATCCCAGTCACGATGCCAGAGACAGCGGCGAGCAGTCAGTCCTTCAAAGAAAAGCGACACGGTCGCATACAG AGAAATGCTGAGCGTTCCTGAGGTTCGAGCACAACTGCGCGAGTTCTCCGCCCTAGTTGACGAAGCACGGAAGTGCGCTGCGAAGGAGACCGATTGCCCCGAGCGACAACAGTTCCTGTCGGTGTACGACGCTGAG GAAGCTGCTGCCGACAATGGTGAATCAAGTAAAAGTGAAT CGTTCTCGGTGCTGACCTCGCCGGCGTTTCCATCGCGGGAGGAGTTCCGAAGGGAGTTTCGCACCTACATTGAGAAGAAACGCGCTGCCTTGGACAAGTGCATTCTGGACTTCTGTGGCGAGAGCATTTTGCCACTTCTGGAAAGCACGCCTTGCCCAAACCA ggaATACACTGCTGTTGTGCAGACCTTTTATGGGATCATCTGCAATAAGGGACGTCGTTTTCCTGCGTTTGTCGACTGTGAACCATGA